The window TGACCAAGGACACGTCGTCCGGCTCGATATTTCAGGGCCGCGAAACCAGCAATGTGGACACGGCCCGCGAAATGGTGGGCCTGATGACCACGGAAAACGCCTACGCCGCCAATTCTGCCGTGATCCGCGCGGACGACCAGACTACCGGCTATCTGCTGGATATGCTCGTTTGAATTTCCAGTAAACTTTTTGTGAATATGCGGCCTCGCCTGTGCGAGGTCTTTTTTTGTCCTTCCTCCGGGGTGTAGGGCAGCATCCGCACTCGCAAGGGACACGTCTATCGTCCCCCCTCTTGCTGCGCATTCCTTGAATGCGGAGCAAGGGAATAATCCGCAGGAAGCATTTTTTTTCTTGACGTTGTTTTAGCTGTTCGACTAGTGTAAACTATGGCCCGTCTGCGCGCCGTTTTGCGCAAGGCAGAGG is drawn from Pseudodesulfovibrio senegalensis and contains these coding sequences:
- a CDS encoding flagellar basal body rod C-terminal domain-containing protein, with amino-acid sequence MNIDANVSAMSALGSAHQVTANNIANVNTDGFQASRANLETGPGGEGVRVSSLTKDTSSGSIFQGRETSNVDTAREMVGLMTTENAYAANSAVIRADDQTTGYLLDMLV